One genomic segment of Rhizobium viscosum includes these proteins:
- a CDS encoding MFS transporter, which yields MTTRRKTSALFILIASGTVLGIAGTDLVLPAVPSLPGQLGGSIEVAQLVLAAYAFGTLVGLLTFGELGARFDPRKLLIWSLALFGLASLASAEAPSIEWLIALRFAQGAFGSGPAVFAPGFIHGLYPHDKAAAAMGRLGSVESLAPALAPIAGAWLLEFGGWEISFVLLAASAALIAAAVSWQRAAFPRPQQMEDHHSYLFILKNFEFLFYALSQALSLGALLVFVFGLPAVLTGPLDRGIEDFVILQVCGIAMFILAANSSAWLAAKFGTLKIIRTGTAIMPCAFLAIFAYALTGSGSLYVLVPLWAVLNLGFGIRAPIGFHRAISAARGDHSRAAAIVIAAILGIAALGTTAVAPYISVGLWPLAFTGAVISALALLSLVPLRDVD from the coding sequence ATGACGACACGCCGGAAAACCTCAGCCTTGTTCATCCTGATCGCCAGCGGAACCGTTCTGGGCATTGCCGGGACCGATCTGGTGCTTCCGGCCGTCCCGAGCCTGCCGGGGCAGCTTGGAGGCAGCATCGAGGTCGCCCAGCTCGTACTGGCGGCTTACGCGTTCGGCACGCTGGTCGGGCTTTTGACGTTCGGCGAACTCGGCGCGCGGTTCGATCCGCGCAAGCTGCTGATCTGGTCGCTTGCCCTGTTCGGGCTTGCGTCGCTTGCATCAGCGGAAGCTCCTTCGATCGAATGGCTGATTGCCTTGCGCTTTGCTCAGGGCGCCTTCGGCTCGGGCCCTGCCGTCTTCGCGCCCGGCTTCATCCACGGCCTCTATCCGCATGACAAGGCGGCCGCCGCCATGGGGCGGCTCGGCTCCGTCGAGTCCCTGGCGCCGGCGCTCGCCCCGATTGCGGGAGCCTGGCTGCTGGAATTTGGAGGCTGGGAGATTTCCTTCGTGCTGCTGGCAGCGTCGGCGGCGCTGATAGCAGCGGCCGTCTCCTGGCAGCGTGCCGCTTTCCCGCGGCCCCAGCAGATGGAAGATCATCACAGCTATCTCTTCATTCTGAAGAATTTCGAATTCCTCTTCTACGCGCTGAGCCAGGCCCTGTCGCTCGGCGCACTCCTCGTCTTCGTCTTCGGCCTGCCGGCCGTGCTCACCGGCCCGCTCGACAGAGGGATCGAGGATTTCGTCATCCTGCAGGTCTGCGGCATCGCCATGTTCATCCTGGCCGCGAATTCTTCCGCGTGGCTAGCCGCGAAATTCGGCACGCTCAAGATAATCCGCACAGGCACGGCGATCATGCCCTGCGCCTTTCTGGCGATCTTCGCCTATGCGCTCACGGGCTCGGGCAGCCTTTACGTCCTCGTCCCGCTATGGGCGGTTTTGAACCTCGGCTTCGGCATCCGCGCGCCGATCGGCTTCCATCGGGCAATATCGGCTGCCCGCGGCGATCATTCGCGCGCAGCCGCGATCGTCATCGCCGCTATCCTCGGCATAGCGGCACTGGGAACGACCGCCGTCGCCCCATACATCTCCGTCGGCCTCTGGCCGCTTGCGTTCACCGGCGCCGTGATCTCGGCTCTCGCACTGCTGTCGCTGGTTCCGCTGCGGGACGTCGATTGA
- a CDS encoding LysE family translocator has translation MLSLETVITFAAAATILCWVPGPDNLFVLMQSAIYGRGVGLSVTAGLCVGLIFHTVAVSLGVAAIFQTSQFAFDALKFIGAGYLVYLAYKAFRAVPDELEAGTAKVKPMWQMMARGVVMNVTNPKVAIFFLAFLPQFTSTANGSIVFQMLQLGGIFILCAFTSFAVISLLAGSISAWLKRSDRSQVILNRVAGLVFVGLAAKLATAHR, from the coding sequence TTGCTTTCGCTTGAGACCGTCATCACGTTTGCCGCCGCAGCAACTATTCTGTGCTGGGTACCGGGTCCCGATAATCTGTTCGTGCTGATGCAATCGGCAATCTACGGCCGGGGCGTCGGGCTGTCGGTGACGGCGGGCCTGTGCGTCGGCCTCATCTTTCATACGGTCGCCGTGTCGCTCGGTGTCGCGGCAATTTTCCAGACCTCGCAATTTGCCTTCGACGCTTTGAAGTTCATCGGTGCCGGCTATCTGGTCTACCTCGCCTACAAGGCCTTCCGGGCAGTGCCGGACGAACTTGAGGCCGGAACCGCGAAAGTGAAGCCGATGTGGCAAATGATGGCGCGCGGCGTCGTCATGAATGTCACGAACCCGAAAGTCGCGATTTTCTTCCTTGCATTCCTGCCCCAGTTTACCTCCACCGCCAACGGCAGCATCGTTTTCCAGATGCTCCAGCTTGGCGGCATCTTCATCCTCTGCGCCTTCACCTCTTTCGCCGTCATCTCCCTGCTCGCAGGGTCGATCAGCGCCTGGCTGAAGCGCTCCGACAGAAGCCAGGTCATCCTCAATCGCGTTGCCGGCCTCGTCTTCGTCGGGCTGGCCGCGAAGCTCGCAACAGCTCATCGCTGA
- a CDS encoding LysR family transcriptional regulator yields MRADLLEGILAFTRVAEKRSFTAAALELGVTPAAISWTIKQLEGRVGAPLLTRTTRSVGLTEAGALLLKHAQAGVAEIAAGCDAAQALGTRPAGLLRLNLPTVAQPVLEPVLPGFAAAYPDIELELTIDDRFVDIVAEGYDAGIRIGETIAQDMVAVRLTRPSAMTVVGSPAYFTKRGKPQRPEQLAEHACINFRLASGGIYRWAFEEQLGAAGNVREFEIAVKGPLIVNGSGPSLSAAVSGVGLAYNTVDNVEPLVKQGLLEHCLGDFMPMMPGFFIYFPSQARTLPKLRAFLDFCARWKSLA; encoded by the coding sequence ATGCGTGCAGACTTGCTTGAGGGCATCTTGGCGTTCACGAGAGTCGCGGAGAAGCGGAGCTTCACGGCGGCGGCGCTGGAACTGGGCGTCACGCCGGCGGCTATCAGCTGGACCATAAAGCAGCTGGAGGGGCGTGTCGGCGCACCCCTTCTGACCCGTACCACACGTTCGGTAGGCCTGACTGAGGCAGGGGCGCTGCTCTTGAAACATGCTCAAGCAGGTGTCGCTGAGATCGCTGCTGGTTGCGACGCAGCGCAAGCTCTGGGTACTCGACCCGCAGGGCTGCTGCGCCTGAATCTCCCGACGGTGGCCCAACCGGTTCTGGAACCGGTATTACCCGGCTTCGCCGCCGCCTATCCGGATATTGAACTGGAGCTGACCATAGATGACCGCTTCGTCGACATCGTGGCTGAAGGTTATGATGCGGGCATCCGCATAGGTGAGACCATAGCGCAGGACATGGTAGCCGTACGCCTGACCCGGCCCTCGGCGATGACCGTGGTCGGCTCACCCGCCTACTTTACAAAGCGCGGGAAGCCCCAACGCCCCGAGCAACTGGCGGAGCACGCTTGCATAAATTTCCGGCTGGCCAGCGGCGGGATTTACCGATGGGCATTTGAGGAACAGCTCGGCGCTGCCGGCAACGTGCGGGAGTTCGAGATCGCCGTAAAGGGGCCGTTGATCGTCAACGGGTCAGGACCAAGCCTGTCTGCCGCCGTTTCAGGTGTCGGTCTGGCCTATAACACAGTCGATAATGTCGAGCCGCTTGTAAAGCAGGGATTGCTGGAGCACTGCTTGGGAGACTTCATGCCGATGATGCCGGGTTTCTTCATCTACTTCCCTAGTCAGGCGCGAACGCTACCGAAGCTTAGAGCATTCCTGGATTTCTGCGCCAGATGGAAAAGCTTGGCTTAG
- a CDS encoding GFA family protein — translation MPIYHAKCTCGALSLEVDGDPVHNHVCTCTRCQRASGSALAHNVWFPEENVRIISGEYSVWFPQGETRPEVMKAFCSICGGGGFSKSGTYFPGTVVIAGGTFADPSFPAPDHVHWWDNRPHWIDLAEPIERHVGK, via the coding sequence ATGCCCATCTATCATGCGAAATGCACCTGCGGCGCTCTTTCCCTGGAGGTCGATGGCGATCCTGTGCACAACCACGTATGCACCTGCACGCGCTGTCAGCGTGCATCCGGCAGCGCACTTGCGCATAATGTGTGGTTCCCAGAGGAAAATGTCCGGATCATCTCCGGAGAATACTCGGTCTGGTTTCCGCAAGGCGAAACCAGACCTGAGGTGATGAAGGCTTTTTGCTCGATCTGTGGTGGGGGCGGATTTTCGAAATCCGGAACATATTTTCCCGGCACTGTCGTCATTGCGGGTGGCACATTCGCCGATCCGTCCTTTCCTGCGCCGGATCATGTTCATTGGTGGGATAATCGCCCGCATTGGATCGACCTGGCCGAACCGATCGAGCGTCATGTCGGAAAATGA
- a CDS encoding alpha-D-ribose 1-methylphosphonate 5-triphosphate diphosphatase, with the protein MQNNPAVIIEGTTVVFGDRLERASVRIEDGRITGIDGARDGADVVNGRGHLLGPAFVDIHGDAFERQVMPRPGTMLPVAAALLETDRQLAANGIATAYHALTLSWEPGLRSVETGYAIVRALDTLTPRLTVDNRVQLRWETFCFEAVDLIREALAGPRLPSIAFNDHTSMVMLHPSIPLQERPFDLDPAFPIVDPETPSFTEKMAERAKRAKIPVADMVALVRSMWERRPQVPDAIEEVAALGKAAGAPMLSHDDSQIETRDFFRQRGARICEFPMNRRVARAARDAGDFIVFGAPNATRGGSHLASIGAADMIREGLCDILASDYYYPAMLLGLARLKADGVAPLHALWPLVSGNPAQASGLADRGIIEIGKRADLVLVDWPEGGTPAVRRTWVGGREAYRAAPAGELVMA; encoded by the coding sequence ATGCAGAACAATCCGGCAGTGATCATCGAGGGCACAACCGTTGTATTCGGCGACCGTCTGGAGCGGGCCTCCGTGCGTATCGAAGACGGCCGGATCACCGGTATCGACGGCGCGCGAGACGGAGCCGACGTTGTCAATGGACGCGGCCATCTGCTCGGACCGGCTTTCGTGGACATTCACGGCGATGCCTTCGAGCGGCAGGTCATGCCGCGGCCGGGCACCATGCTGCCCGTCGCGGCCGCGCTGCTCGAAACCGACCGCCAGCTTGCCGCCAACGGCATCGCGACCGCCTATCATGCGCTGACGCTCAGCTGGGAGCCCGGGCTGCGCTCGGTCGAAACCGGTTATGCCATCGTGCGTGCGCTCGACACGCTCACGCCGCGGCTGACGGTGGACAATCGCGTGCAACTGCGCTGGGAGACCTTCTGCTTCGAGGCTGTTGACCTCATCCGCGAGGCGCTTGCCGGTCCGCGCCTGCCGTCGATCGCCTTCAACGACCATACGTCGATGGTGATGCTGCATCCGTCGATCCCGCTGCAGGAACGGCCGTTCGACCTCGATCCGGCTTTCCCGATCGTGGATCCCGAAACGCCCAGCTTCACCGAGAAGATGGCCGAACGCGCCAAGCGGGCAAAGATTCCTGTCGCCGACATGGTGGCGCTCGTGCGCAGCATGTGGGAACGCCGTCCGCAGGTGCCCGATGCGATCGAGGAAGTGGCAGCCCTCGGAAAGGCAGCCGGTGCACCGATGCTGTCGCATGACGACAGCCAGATCGAAACGCGCGATTTCTTCCGCCAGCGCGGAGCCAGGATCTGCGAATTCCCGATGAACCGGCGGGTGGCGCGGGCGGCCCGCGATGCCGGCGACTTCATCGTCTTCGGCGCACCGAATGCGACGCGCGGCGGCAGCCATCTGGCCTCGATCGGCGCGGCAGACATGATCCGCGAGGGGCTCTGCGACATTCTCGCTTCGGACTATTACTATCCGGCGATGCTGCTCGGCCTTGCAAGGCTCAAGGCCGATGGCGTGGCGCCGCTGCATGCGCTCTGGCCGCTCGTGTCAGGCAATCCGGCGCAAGCTTCCGGCCTTGCCGATCGCGGCATCATCGAAATCGGCAAGCGGGCGGATCTCGTGCTGGTCGACTGGCCTGAAGGTGGAACACCCGCCGTTCGCCGCACCTGGGTCGGCGGCCGGGAAGCCTATCGCGCAGCGCCCGCCGGCGAGCTGGTAATGGCCTGA
- a CDS encoding lipocalin-like domain-containing protein, with protein sequence MKSLIKLVMLALAMAFAAPAFADEASIVGSWRMTSLQFTDANGKVAEVPYSGQVIFSEGGTLSVQAMDANVNAAPTTYTVNGYEAYYGPVEVDDAQKTFAITVESSLARDLIGKRLVRKFEVSSNQLVILPADPAEGWRVTYERR encoded by the coding sequence ATGAAGAGCCTAATCAAATTAGTTATGCTGGCACTGGCGATGGCATTCGCTGCTCCGGCATTTGCAGACGAAGCCTCGATCGTTGGCTCCTGGCGCATGACCTCGCTCCAGTTCACGGACGCTAACGGCAAGGTGGCCGAAGTACCATATTCGGGCCAGGTCATTTTCTCGGAAGGCGGAACGCTTTCCGTCCAGGCGATGGATGCGAACGTCAACGCCGCGCCGACGACCTATACCGTGAACGGTTACGAGGCCTACTACGGTCCGGTGGAAGTCGACGACGCGCAAAAGACATTCGCGATCACCGTAGAATCATCTCTCGCCCGCGATCTCATCGGCAAGCGTTTGGTTCGGAAGTTCGAAGTGAGTTCCAATCAACTCGTGATCTTGCCGGCCGACCCGGCCGAAGGATGGCGCGTCACTTACGAGCGCCGCTGA
- a CDS encoding SDR family oxidoreductase: MSQGIENKVVVITGASSGLGEAAARHLAERGAIVVLGARRRERIDALATELTSKGCRAVAVETDVTDKTQVQNLVDTAVREFGRLDVILNNAGLMPLAPLERLKVDEWDRMIDVNFKGVLYGIAAALPHMKERKSGQIINVSSVYGHVVDPGATVYCATKFAVRALSEGLRKEVKPYNIRTTVISPGAVATELLEHISEKDVQDDTKDFVAKIAVEANTFARMVAFAMSQPEDVDVNEILFRPTAQPV, from the coding sequence ATGTCTCAAGGCATCGAAAACAAAGTTGTCGTTATCACGGGCGCAAGCAGCGGCCTTGGGGAAGCAGCGGCGCGACATCTCGCCGAGAGAGGTGCCATAGTCGTGCTTGGTGCCAGGCGGCGCGAGCGCATTGACGCCCTGGCCACGGAATTAACATCGAAAGGTTGCAGGGCAGTCGCTGTCGAGACGGACGTGACCGACAAGACGCAGGTCCAGAACCTAGTTGACACTGCCGTCAGAGAATTCGGCCGCTTGGATGTGATTCTGAACAATGCCGGCTTGATGCCGCTCGCACCCTTGGAACGCCTCAAGGTCGACGAGTGGGATCGGATGATCGATGTAAACTTCAAAGGCGTGCTCTATGGTATCGCCGCAGCGCTGCCGCACATGAAGGAGCGGAAGTCAGGCCAAATCATTAACGTCTCATCCGTCTACGGTCATGTCGTCGATCCAGGCGCGACGGTCTACTGCGCCACGAAGTTCGCGGTCCGGGCGCTGTCCGAGGGGCTGCGAAAGGAAGTCAAGCCCTACAACATTCGCACCACCGTTATCTCGCCGGGAGCCGTCGCGACGGAATTGCTAGAGCACATCAGCGAGAAGGATGTCCAAGACGACACAAAAGACTTCGTCGCTAAGATTGCGGTCGAAGCGAATACGTTCGCGCGCATGGTTGCCTTCGCGATGAGCCAGCCGGAAGACGTGGACGTGAACGAGATACTTTTCCGGCCCACGGCGCAGCCCGTTTGA
- a CDS encoding alpha/beta hydrolase, producing the protein MAASSITRRAFGLSVGAATLFSRTGVGMSQTLSARRAKITPLTVSFPSGDSYVVAHLYLPEGHDPAKRYPAVAVGGSFTSVKEQMGGIYAGELARRGVMAMAVDYRNYGQSGGARRQYEDPASKAEDLSAALRFLAGRSDVSGTGLLGICTSAGTVLYTAAEDANVGAVATVAGFFSEPDLVTVIKKGPEVVERLRADGRLARQIYDETGEIKTILAYHNTDQTAASVSPSQYYLDQTRGGGVPSWRNEFAVMAWEPWIDFDPVSRAQQVTAPTLLIHSDGSAFPDQARKVYGLLAGPKELQWAEGAHFDFYDQDDAVRDAADRVAVHFRVKLG; encoded by the coding sequence ATGGCCGCTTCATCTATCACCCGCCGCGCATTCGGCCTGTCGGTTGGAGCGGCGACCCTGTTCTCCCGTACTGGAGTTGGCATGTCTCAGACCCTGAGTGCGCGTCGCGCAAAAATTACACCATTGACCGTCAGCTTTCCCAGCGGCGACAGCTATGTGGTGGCCCATCTCTACCTGCCTGAAGGCCACGATCCTGCCAAACGGTATCCGGCTGTGGCCGTGGGTGGTTCATTTACCTCCGTCAAAGAGCAGATGGGCGGTATCTACGCGGGTGAGTTGGCGCGTCGTGGTGTGATGGCAATGGCCGTCGACTATCGGAACTACGGACAGAGCGGCGGCGCCAGGCGGCAATACGAGGACCCCGCCTCCAAGGCCGAAGACTTGTCAGCGGCGCTGCGTTTTCTGGCAGGCCGCTCGGATGTGTCCGGAACAGGGCTCCTTGGGATTTGCACCTCTGCTGGGACCGTCCTCTACACGGCAGCCGAGGACGCCAACGTCGGTGCTGTAGCGACTGTGGCGGGCTTCTTCTCCGAGCCAGACCTGGTAACGGTAATCAAGAAGGGACCGGAGGTCGTCGAACGCCTGAGGGCCGACGGCCGTCTCGCACGACAGATTTACGACGAGACCGGTGAGATCAAGACTATCCTGGCCTACCACAATACCGATCAGACGGCGGCGAGCGTCAGCCCGAGCCAATATTACCTGGATCAGACGCGTGGTGGCGGCGTTCCATCCTGGCGTAACGAGTTCGCTGTCATGGCTTGGGAACCATGGATCGATTTCGATCCTGTATCTCGGGCTCAGCAGGTCACCGCGCCGACGCTCCTGATCCACTCCGATGGTTCGGCTTTCCCGGACCAGGCCCGTAAGGTGTACGGGCTGCTGGCTGGACCCAAGGAGCTGCAGTGGGCCGAAGGTGCTCACTTCGACTTCTATGATCAGGACGACGCGGTACGCGACGCCGCCGACCGCGTTGCTGTGCATTTCCGTGTGAAGCTTGGTTAA
- a CDS encoding MFS transporter — MTVDALSDVPVDNTTTPWPQVLCLSLLTFLLVGLEFLPVSLLTPIAQDLGITEGQAGLAITVSGFFAVVTSLFGNGLLARSDRKLVVLIYTAVLTASSLIVAFAPNLVIFLIGRALVGVAIGGFWSLSTAILARLASPSELPKAIALLQGGTAFAIVIAPPIGSFLGGMIGWRGAFLVTVPVGLAALVWQTVVLPGLPAAETVSARKMFGLLRNRTFLVGMAATCLVFMGMNALSIYLRPFLEVVTGVGLNSLSLMLLGVGLGGLAGTSLIGFVLRRHLAAALIGMPAVVALIALLLVVLGASPWATALLLVLWGFFSTPVPVAWNTWMAKLVPHELEAAGGLQVALIQLSIAGGAFAGGILFDAAGWWSAFLLAAILLSCSAALGAVASRRT, encoded by the coding sequence ATGACGGTCGATGCCTTGAGTGATGTTCCCGTTGACAATACGACAACGCCGTGGCCGCAGGTGCTCTGCCTCTCCCTGCTCACGTTCCTGCTCGTCGGACTGGAGTTCCTTCCCGTCAGTCTCTTGACGCCAATCGCCCAAGACCTTGGCATCACGGAAGGCCAGGCTGGATTGGCGATCACGGTTTCGGGCTTCTTCGCGGTTGTGACCAGCCTTTTCGGCAACGGTTTGCTGGCAAGGAGCGACCGCAAGTTGGTGGTGCTGATCTATACTGCTGTACTGACCGCCTCCAGCTTGATCGTGGCGTTCGCGCCGAACCTTGTGATTTTCCTGATCGGTCGTGCGCTGGTCGGTGTCGCGATCGGGGGCTTCTGGTCACTGTCAACCGCAATCCTGGCGCGCTTGGCTTCCCCCTCCGAATTGCCCAAGGCAATCGCCCTCCTTCAAGGAGGCACGGCTTTCGCAATCGTGATCGCACCTCCCATTGGAAGCTTCCTGGGCGGTATGATCGGATGGCGTGGCGCATTTCTCGTCACGGTTCCCGTCGGCCTTGCGGCGCTTGTTTGGCAGACGGTCGTCCTCCCAGGGCTGCCCGCCGCCGAAACGGTGTCGGCTCGTAAGATGTTCGGACTGCTCCGAAATCGGACTTTCCTCGTCGGAATGGCCGCGACCTGCCTCGTTTTCATGGGAATGAACGCGCTCTCCATCTATCTGCGTCCGTTTCTCGAAGTCGTGACCGGAGTCGGCTTGAACTCGCTGTCTCTGATGCTCCTCGGTGTTGGCTTGGGCGGCCTTGCCGGAACGTCTTTAATTGGCTTCGTGCTGCGGCGGCACCTCGCCGCAGCGCTCATCGGGATGCCTGCGGTGGTCGCGCTGATCGCCCTGCTTCTCGTAGTCCTTGGAGCGTCTCCCTGGGCTACCGCTCTCCTGCTCGTGCTGTGGGGCTTCTTCTCGACGCCGGTTCCCGTCGCATGGAATACCTGGATGGCGAAGCTGGTGCCGCACGAACTCGAAGCGGCGGGTGGCCTCCAGGTGGCACTCATCCAGCTCAGCATCGCGGGCGGCGCTTTCGCGGGGGGCATTCTATTCGACGCCGCGGGATGGTGGAGCGCGTTTCTTCTGGCCGCCATCCTTCTCTCTTGCTCCGCCGCGCTTGGCGCGGTCGCCAGCCGCCGAACCTGA
- a CDS encoding pyridoxamine 5'-phosphate oxidase family protein, giving the protein MTEFGVDPKFIVRDEQALRALFQPTHTLAAQKCMGALDRHAQEFIRRSPFLCIGTQNQDGKADVSPRGDPVGFVKILDPQTLAIPDRPGNNRLDTLANILSNPSVGLLFIILGFDDTLRVNGEARLVTDPEILNDMGVGERVPKLAILVKVGEVFLHCAKAFRRSHLWDPEHFQDRSEMPSLSKIILDQTTGAPADDGEMRKIDDALEDDYRKSLY; this is encoded by the coding sequence ATGACGGAGTTCGGTGTCGATCCAAAATTTATCGTGAGGGATGAACAGGCTCTTCGAGCGCTGTTTCAGCCAACGCATACCCTGGCAGCCCAGAAATGCATGGGCGCACTCGACAGGCACGCTCAGGAATTCATCAGGCGATCGCCGTTCCTGTGTATCGGCACCCAGAACCAGGATGGCAAAGCCGATGTCAGCCCTCGCGGCGACCCAGTCGGCTTCGTGAAAATCCTCGATCCGCAGACGCTGGCGATCCCGGACCGCCCGGGCAACAATCGGCTGGATACGCTGGCCAATATTCTCAGCAATCCGAGCGTTGGGCTGCTCTTCATCATTCTGGGATTTGACGACACGCTTCGCGTGAACGGCGAGGCCAGGCTCGTAACCGATCCTGAGATCCTCAACGACATGGGGGTCGGCGAACGTGTGCCGAAGCTTGCGATACTGGTCAAGGTGGGCGAAGTCTTCCTGCATTGCGCCAAGGCGTTCAGGCGCTCGCATCTGTGGGACCCGGAGCACTTTCAGGATCGCAGCGAGATGCCCTCGCTTTCAAAGATCATCCTGGATCAGACGACCGGCGCTCCCGCCGATGACGGCGAAATGCGCAAGATCGATGACGCGCTCGAGGACGATTACAGGAAGTCGCTCTATTGA
- a CDS encoding AAA family ATPase produces MRPTQPEHLQRILIFGNGGTGKTRLAREIGAIIGRSVIHLDDLRWLPGHYGIARDNKLVFDEVVEAGRAETWLMEGVYGWLASAVLGRVTALIWIDLPEEECIANVRARGIQGGGSEAGLLELIEWVRDYRRRENSSTCYAGHAKLFEAYAGSKAILRNRAEISEYAQSIRAMTA; encoded by the coding sequence TTGCGCCCTACGCAACCCGAACACCTTCAGCGGATACTGATCTTCGGAAATGGCGGGACAGGCAAGACCCGGCTTGCACGTGAGATAGGGGCGATCATCGGGCGCTCTGTCATTCATCTCGATGATCTGCGCTGGCTTCCCGGCCACTACGGCATCGCGAGAGACAATAAGCTTGTATTCGACGAAGTTGTCGAAGCCGGAAGAGCCGAGACCTGGTTGATGGAAGGGGTGTATGGCTGGCTGGCGAGCGCGGTCCTGGGTCGGGTGACGGCCCTGATCTGGATCGATCTTCCGGAGGAAGAGTGCATTGCCAATGTGAGGGCCAGGGGCATTCAAGGCGGTGGCAGTGAGGCAGGTCTTCTGGAGCTGATCGAATGGGTGAGAGATTATCGCCGGCGGGAGAACTCTTCGACCTGTTACGCCGGACATGCGAAGCTGTTTGAAGCCTATGCCGGTTCGAAAGCGATCCTCAGGAACCGGGCCGAGATCAGTGAATATGCGCAGAGTATACGGGCGATGACAGCATAG